CATCCTGGACCGGATTTATTTTTATACTGCCGTCAGGCAACTGAAGGGCAAAACTTAAAAACCGGTATGTTTCCATTAAAAAAAGATGGAGTTCCCACCATGTCATGTCCTGCTTTATCCGGGACGTTTTGACATAATAGATCTCTTCGCCTTCATCATTTTTCAACAAAACCTGCAAGGGCAGATGAACCTTGTCCTGCATGGCCTGGACCATCATCTCGACGGTCATCGTCATGATGGTTTCAAACTGTCCGGGCACAGAGGAGAAGGTTTCAAGACTTTGGGTGGACAGGCATCTTACCGTTATTTCGCAGGTTTTAGTTTTCAAATTCAGGGCATTAATCAAAACAAAAAGGGAGAGTTCGTCACTTCCCGTATGGATAATAATCCGCTCGGCGACATCCGTCCCTGCACGGTTCATGGCCTGGATGGTGTCTGGCCGTCCTTTGACAAAAAAGGTGTGGGGCTGGTCCGGGAAAGGGTGCCGGGGTTCATTGGCCAGGACCACGATGTCCTTGTCCCGGTATGTTTCGTCTGCCCGAATCTGCTCCACAAGGTATTCGGTGTCCTGGGTATACCCCACAAGCAGAATATGGCCTGAGCCTTTATAAGGCGTTTCCCCGTGCATTTTTTTGTCTCTCCTTTCTACCAAAACCGAGGCAATATGTGTAATAAAGGCCGCCCCAAGCCCGATCCCCATAAACATAGGCAACACTGCGGCAATAACTTTCCCCCATGATGAAATGGGGTACATGTCCCCGTATCCCACCGTTGTTGAGGTCACGATACTCCACCACAGGGCCTGCCCCGGATGGTTCAGGGCACTATCGGCCGGTTCTGCAATGCAGATAAGTCCTGTGGAGGCAGCCAACAGTATCATGTATGCA
This window of the uncultured Desulfobacter sp. genome carries:
- a CDS encoding ion channel — translated: MIHWLKIIFRVGSQSRGMTLVFAYMILLAASTGLICIAEPADSALNHPGQALWWSIVTSTTVGYGDMYPISSWGKVIAAVLPMFMGIGLGAAFITHIASVLVERRDKKMHGETPYKGSGHILLVGYTQDTEYLVEQIRADETYRDKDIVVLANEPRHPFPDQPHTFFVKGRPDTIQAMNRAGTDVAERIIIHTGSDELSLFVLINALNLKTKTCEITVRCLSTQSLETFSSVPGQFETIMTMTVEMMVQAMQDKVHLPLQVLLKNDEGEEIYYVKTSRIKQDMTWWELHLFLMETYRFLSFALQLPDGSIKINPVQDEPVTEDCGIWLIAANRPLYIQWPE